In a single window of the Tetrapisispora phaffii CBS 4417 chromosome 11, complete genome genome:
- the TOM1 gene encoding E3 ubiquitin-protein ligase TOM1 (similar to Saccharomyces cerevisiae TOM1 (YDR457W); ancestral locus Anc_5.576) encodes MVKLTNFETLQKKENAKAYKPLIDGLINCTLDEFVSKLNDIQDWDRSRDDLFVWIPVLDRIDELLSNIVKKYGYESADYIKNPPKLTVMKKEDESVCISLIEFTQRLLYNTENRFFYSSMDVMNNLLNCPNFEIKLVAIKVLAIMGERYVIARERIDSKNILSTHLLKKKALELALALPSSTIDDDNKHFSLVGLYFDDKKFPAKWSKLKFTYYTSSNQKLGSLPSSAPPSTTHHFPNHSHNKDLTPTTNSTSLNASFNNPSIKKLVIQKDELASSTLQHLLNKGMELLSKEHWFDFSLKVSIAKSFSNDSPENLELRNLIVRTKFNAMALVNTIYIPPQVSSKLFEIDPYAFNSLTDFISLSETKVPKALRADALFALECISLKHVWCSDIVRNLGGNMSHGLLFQILHYISKALREKNAEVDEDYNVRFFYLISNLADVKTLHSSLIAAGLIPSLIDIVSIKHSTYRRTTSSANHLLELLIDDAESTSEFINNDGLNILINSIRDEVTFALENPDYGKPPTYSTVYYSVSFRQLAYIRSLLKIVQKMLKSDSGDRIRNLIDSPILVSLLDILKNRSVFGYTLVTHSLDIIQIVLNSEPTIYNILVEAGIIPFIFDHFEEFICPYPELIALLPELLSALCLNPDGLNKVKNSNMIQLLTEAVTNINYAKLLSWKQEASQLGTSLDELTRHYPELKPIMVKSFTNVVTELLKKIDFNQPFLYKSSLSDGYYFNSTTEEVNSDPDGSEELAFWDVQKSTSLVDCFADLLYGMTMENATLNSLSEQLDFSKVLEIIIMKHPPFDYVSSQTMLNFTDVLQLLEEKKKGFAFPILLKMLDTQLQSISEFLNSSMATSFILNCEGNDSSNNVEEILGKLSRVTALLYVITDVYISVTSLSPSRVTQIMEYFEKNGFQLITNLRLLFQKCAIEDEYIRNHMPVDAIRQTMPEFYGNAPPIQIHDTKPSEEETKNDFKSAKMKNSYQTRFLLTKLQTCSSIVFRCLLRLTHSKNAVMETSNRALELRVFEVSVKEIIEMLRYVPVENHLQYFLVVLNFNSFVFSFPKTSIMGNGILQTIPIQLFIQDGGFQIYIEFIKKLFNNLINFKNIADIEDIPYLKNTTEVLTLSCLLNILIFMNKSIETETLENVRSIGMYYPNQLPENDYNITDSVIQQVRILALGLIHDLKEEGLLFDSIDRKIPYSVFKQILSMLQNTFYESSAKDLATPLKLDWKLVPPSNAKAQLLIESGLAEDIAVGYLEQNKDELPKDMKPDCFSNDEWTKYKTLKKENIYEPVKIIPCYGSIQSYNDFFNMKNAFVKKELPQKLFETLPIYPKLVNAFAKTLLLIYSSHSESSKTQFMNSVLDKIIETDNNNSSLLSPLTHLYGIFMNEKSVYKQSFQTITRFLNHLQIIINPKFVNSLWFSKALYVYEIILAKSNTPAMIALPDNIPLVDDLPASEECYAVDDETKETIFNILIRMKELNNFYSALAIARILILYASQEVYSKEIINSGILPEILKAIGVNQKSEKINFLESSFILLLRRCFEVEEVVTELIKFEINKSFTSRTFGEHKLKERELNSLIEEKPYTVMRDPTKFINTLSASASFIDFAEDGSLTTLLMEKKSADSADVAVKNNTDSNYKRTGIIHFLLSQLMAASKKDWISEPVSTKSLSDKKNGSEKIDPTKNPVCAYMIFLLKALVELVGSYKQCKFEFLTFDRRNTYAEFAKPRFTALNFFLYQLLDKSSNSEQDKYELKRREVISTLARSVLVAFISSVQDSSIKAQDPKVIEYDMTFVRKCSIEAIIKALRNSSSTPKSLEANFNKIEGWLKIISSMIFVQAPYLRLILDANKIDADQYQMCKLMIEMDVPNVISECLSVLDINYPFAKKMFNNAIDPLNALNSVRNSFSELFKIEGLDDEDEEDMDSDKEEQHNMFKNSSLGMYDVEDIEEDDEDDESLIGDDEEIAFVNAEDGGYDVVFSEDEDTGSVTSNTSEDIHSSDSENEIDYSLDSADGLTVDVVSDSSYNSSEIADDVDSDAAMPDDDSGVFYNNGSDIELISIDSDVFVSDADMDLDLSDYDIDQSDWESGLSDFPSTDDEAEEVTSIAGSLSRGDNSRRRWLTSDGVEILDNSSDEEDRPGVFQGIEHVFEPDEEHFFRVQDMHRSHRNPRSLHRSLGNSPLVPPSLSLLNIGRRNQNSLINPLGPAGLEEVENDVSEQLLNIVSGQRPRTERPTFASLLFSGDSLDDKAPDGILLKPTLARWKDIFDMFYNTKGYAKNTITSIIAKMYPPSYKLFKEKQEKLKDIEKLPIKKLEENSSNPSNEEIPSEPIEEDEYNESDESPAVTDEEDEGISDGDEIITEGDEAIENREPIYVTIDGESIDISGTDIDPEFLNALPEDMRAEVFSQHIRERRAEAAHNHIESREIDSDFLNAIPEEIREDILEHETVDSRVSNIMRTINDNLRTNMRQNGRDSIDSIEVIDERVDLNTTENEKDADSEKKKSSRIYFSPLVDRAGISALMKSIFISQPYIQREMYHELFYRLCSSKQNRSDIINFLLLILTEGIQDQHSLERVYSIMVNLTQSGPNKYHNNSSQIRQLPPDSTPLVVANQAIEILQNLIDADNRLKYFFITEHENLLVGKSPIKNKKDINSRASKYPLQYLFTLLDKKLITDETVLMDLLTKILQTCTKPLHLFLKSQDNKSLSKMKFNMPEFTDDMLIKIVSIINIESCNTRVFQQLLATMHNLSGLENSLNIFDEALVNLAKSNVIELIQNLKDLQSSQDEIANGNEINSELLQKFTLPSSCQSKILKILTALDYLHTHKKEKNCININNLMSIYNRMNLGKLWSALSCCLTELEDKKGLSTSATILLPLIESLMVVNKHNSLLQDSNKPGVLKYESIKSLDLEQVPTESIFFPFTDLHKKLLNQMIRTNPKLMSGPFSLLIKNSKVLDFDNKRYYFVAKLRSDFQDHPKLSITVSRDQVFLDSYRALFFKPDEEIKKSKLEITFKGESGVDAGGLTREWYQVLSRQMFNPDYALFIPVASDKTTFRPNRTSGINPEHHSFFKFIGMIIGKAIRDQCYLDCHFSREVYKNILGKPVTLKDMESLDLDYYKSLNWILENDITDIIEETFSVETDDYGEHKIIDLIDDGRNIAVTNLNKQDYVQKIVQYKLKTSVNDQMDNFLKGFYALIPKELISIFNEQELELLISGLPDIDVNDWQSNTTYVNYTSTSKQINYFWRAVKSFDTEERVKLLQFVTGTSKVPLNGFKELAGVNGLCKFSIHKDYGPSDRLPSSHTCFNQLDLPAYDSYETLRGSLLLAITEGYEGFGIA; translated from the coding sequence ATGGTTAAATTAACGAACTTTGAGACGCTacaaaagaaagagaaCGCTAAGGCTTACAAACCATTGATAGATGGCCTAATTAACTGTACATTGGATGAATTTGTGTccaaattaaatgatatacAAGATTGGGATCGTTCCAGAGATGATCTTTTCGTTTGGATTCCAGTGTTAGATAGGATCGATGAATTGCTATCAAAcattgttaaaaaatacGGGTATGAATCTGCtgattatattaaaaatcCACCAAAATTAACTGTTatgaaaaaagaagatgaatCTGTGTGCATTTCTTTGATTGAATTTACGCAGCGATTACTATACAATACAGAAAACCggtttttttattcttcaATGGACGTgatgaataatttattaaattgcccaaactttgaaattaaattagtGGCTATTAAAGTATTAGCAATAATGGGCGAAAGATATGTCATCGCAAGGGAAAGAATCGATtcgaaaaatattttgagcacccatttattaaaaaagaaagcaTTAGAATTAGCATTAGCATTGCCATCATCAACAATCGACGATGATAATAAACACTTTTCATTAGTTGGTTTATATTTCgatgataaaaaatttccTGCTAAATGgtcaaaattaaaattcaCATATTATACATCTTCAAATCAAAAGCTAGGTTCTTTACCCTCAAGTGCACCACCTAGCACTACTCATCATTTTCCAAATCATAGCCACAATAAGGATTTAACTCCTACAACTAATTCTACTTCATTAAATGCGTCATTTAATAACccttcaattaaaaaattggtGATTCAAAAGGATGAGTTGGCTTCTTCAACATTACAACacttattaaataaagGTATGGAATTACTATCTAAGGAGCATTGGTTTGATTTTTCCCTAAAGGTATCAATAGcaaaatcattttctaatgaTTCGCCGgaaaatttagaattaaGAAATTTGATTGTTAgaacaaaatttaatgCAATGGCATTGGTAAATACAATTTATATCCCACCTCAAGTTAGttctaaattatttgaaatcgATCCATATGCTTTTAACAGTTTGACAGATTTTATATCTCTATCTGAAACAAAAGTTCCAAAAGCTTTAAGAGCTGATGCATTGTTTGCATTGGAATGTATATCATTGAAACATGTTTGGTGTTCCGATATAGTGAGAAACCTTGGTGGTAATATGTCGCATGGCCTtctatttcaaattttacattatatttcaaaagcCCTACGTGAGAAAAATGCAGAAGTGGATGAAGACTATAACGTTAGGTTTTTCTATTTAATTTCCAATCTTGCAGATGTAAAAACCCTGCACTCATCTTTAATAGCTGCTGGTCTGATCCCAAGTTTAATAGATATTGTTTCAATTAAACATTCAACTTATAGAAGAACAACCTCTTCTGCTAATCATTTATTAGAGTTATTAATAGACGATGCAGAATCAACTtctgaatttattaataacgatggtttgaatattttgattaattcCATCAGGGATGAAGTGACTTTTGCATTGGAGAATCCAGATTATGGTAAGCCCCCTACTTACTCAACAGTTTATTATTCAGTATCCTTCAGACAATTGGCATATATAAGGAGTTTATTGAAAATCGTCcaaaaaatgttaaaatcGGATTCCGGAGAtagaattagaaatttAATCGATTCCCCGATTCTTGTTTCATTACttgatatattgaaaaacagATCAGTATTTGGTTACACATTGGTAACGCATTCTTTAGACATAATACAAATAGTGCTTAATAGCGAACCTACTATTTACAATATTCTAGTAGAAGCAGGTATCATCCCATTCATATTTGATCactttgaagaatttatttGCCCTTATCCTGAACTAATTGCATTATTACCAGAGCTATTATCAGCATTGTGTTTAAATCCAGATGGTTTAAATAAGGTTAAAAATTCCAACATGATACAGTTATTAACTGAAGCAGTAacaaatatcaattatgcaaaattattatcCTGGAAGCAGGAGGCTAGCCAGCTAGGTACATCATTAGATGAACTAACAAGACATTATCCTGAACTGAAACCTATTATGGTAAAAAGTTTTACAAACGTAGTGACTGagttattgaaaaagatTGATTTTAACCAGccatttttatataaatcatCTTTAAGTGATGGCTACTATTTCAATTCTACCACAGAGGAAGTTAACTCAGATCCAGATGGATCTGAAGAGTTGGCGTTCTGGGATGTTCAAAAGTCAACTTCTTTAGTAGATTGTTTTGCTGACCTTCTTTACGGTATGACAATGGAAAATGCTACACTAAATTCGTTATCTGAACAATTAGACTTCAGCAAGGTATTAGAGattattataatgaaaCACCCACCTTTTGATTATGTTTCTTCACAAACTATGTTAAATTTCACCGATGTATTACAATTGctagaagaaaagaaaaaaggTTTTGCATTTcctattttattgaaaatgctTGATACTCAATTACAATCCATTtctgaatttttgaatagcTCGATGGCTACGAGCTTCATATTAAATTGTGAGGGTAATGACAGCTCTAATAACGTTGAAGAGATTTTGGGCAAGTTATCAAGAGTCACTGCATTGTTATATGTAATTACTGATGTTTACATTAGTGTTACTTCTTTATCCCCATCAAGAGTAACCCAGATAATGGAATATTTTGAGAAAAATGGGTTCCAGTTAATCACCAACTTAAGATTACTTTTCCAAAAATGTGCTATCGAAGATGAATACATCCGTAACCATATGCCTGTTGATGCAATTAGACAGACGATGCCAGAATTTTATGGTAATGCTCCACCAATTCAAATCCATGATACGAAACCttcagaagaagaaactaAGAACGATTTTAAATCTGctaaaatgaaaaattccTATCAGACGAGATTTCTACTAACAAAATTACAGACCTGttcatcaattgtttttagGTGCTTATTAAGATTAACTCACTCCAAAAATGCAGTTATGGAAACAAGTAATAGAGCGTTAGAGCTACGTGTTTTTGAAGTTTCtgttaaagaaattattgaaatgcTGCGTTATGTTCCAGTTGAAAATCACTTACAATATTTCTTGGTTGTGCTAAATTTCAATTCGTTTGTGTTTTCATTTCCAAAGACAAGTATAATGGGAAATGGAATTTTACAAACAATCCCAatacaattatttataCAAGATGGAGGATTTCAAATCTACattgaatttatcaaaaagttatttaataatttgataaattttaaaaacattgCTGATATTGAAGACATCccttatttaaaaaatacaacTGAGGTATTGACTTTAAGTTGtttgttaaatatattgatatttatgAATAAGTCAATTGAAACGGAGACTTTGGAGAATGTCAGAAGTATTGGGATGTATTACCCAAATCAGCTTCCAGAAAATGATTATAACATTACCGATAGTGTAATTCAGCAAGTAAGAATTTTAGCGTTAGGGTTGATACATGatttgaaagaagaagGATTGTTATTTGATAGTATTGATCGTAAAATCCCATACTCAGTTTTTAAACAGATTCTTTCAATGTTGCAAAATACTTTCTACGAAAGTTCTGCGAAGGACTTAGCGACTCCTTTAAAACTTGATTGGAAATTAGTTCCTCCAAGTAATGCAAAAGCTCAACTTTTAATCGAGAGTGGGTTAGCTGAAGATATTGCAGTGGGTTATCTCGAACAGAATAAAGACGAACTTCCTAAGGATATGAAACCAGACTGCTTTTCCAATGACGAATGgacaaaatataaaactttGAAGAAGGAAAACATTTATGAACCTGTCAAAATAATACCATGTTATGGGTCTATTCAATCATACAAcgatttttttaatatgaAAAATGCTTTTGTAAAAAAGGAACTGCCACAAAAACTATTTGAAACGCTTCCCATTTATCCTAAACTAGTGAATGCATTTGCAAAAACCTTATTGTTGATATACTCATCACATTCGGAAAGTTCCAAAACGCAATTTATGAATTCAGTTTTggataaaataattgaaactgataataataatagcTCACTTTTGTCACCTCTAACGCACTTATACGGTATATTCATGAATGAGAAATCCGTTTATAAGCAGTCGTTTCAAACAATAACTAGATTTTTGAACCACcttcaaattataataaatccCAAATTTGTAAACTCTTTATGGTTTTCTAAAGCATTATACGTGtatgaaattattttagCCAAATCCAATACACCTGCGATGATTGCACTACCAGATAATATTCCATTAGTTGACGATTTACCAGCTTCTGAAGAATGTTACGCAGTTGACGACGAGACTAAAGAAactatatttaatattttgataagAATGAAAGAactcaataatttttattcgGCACTGGCAATAGCAcgtattttaatattgtatGCTAGTCAAGAGGTTTATTCCAAAGAAATCATCAATTCAGGAATTTTACCAGAAATCTTAAAAGCTATTGGAGTAAATCAAAAGtcagaaaaaattaatttcttagagtcatcatttatattattgcTAAGGAGGTGTTTTGAAGTTGAGGAAGTGGTTACGGAactaattaaatttgaaataaataaaagttTCACATCTAGAACATTTGGTGAACATAAACTAAAAGAACGAGAACTTAATAGCCTAATTGAAGAAAAGCCTTATACAGTAATGAGGGATCCAacaaaattcattaatacACTCTCAGCGTCTGCTTCTTTCATTGATTTTGCTGAGGATGGGTCTCTCACAACTTTGTTGATGGAAAAAAAATCTGCTGATTCTGCCGATGTAGcagttaaaaataatacagaTAGCAATTATAAGAGAACTGGTATTATTCACTTCTTATTGTCACAGTTAATGGCAGCATCTAAGAAAGATTGGATCTCGGAACCTGTTTCTACAAAAAGTCTATCTGATAAAAAAAACGGCTcagaaaaaattgatccAACTAAAAATCCTGTATGTGCCTACatgatttttcttttaaaagCACTAGTTGAGTTAGTTGGTAGTTACAAACAATGTAAATTTGAGTTTTTGACATTTGATAGAAGGAACACATACGCAGAATTTGCAAAGCCGAGATTTACTGCTctaaatttctttttgtatCAATTACTAGATAAAAGTAGTAATTCGGAACAAGATAAATATGAACTGAAACGAAGAGAAGTCATTAGTACATTGGCGCGTTCTGTCTTGGTTGCATTCATTTCAAGTGTTCAAGATTCTAGCATTAAAGCCCAGGATCCTAAGGTAATTGAATATGATATGACTTTTGTGAGAAAGTGTTCAATAGAAGCAATAATCAAAGCTTTAAGAAACTCCAGCTCAACACCAAAATCATTAGAAGccaatttcaataaaattgaaggttggttaaaaattatttcgTCAATGATCTTCGTGCAAGCTCCTTATTTGAGATTAATTTTGGATgctaataaaatagatgCTGATCAATATCAGATGTGTAAATTGATGATTGAAATGGACGTTCCAAACGTCATTTCTGAATGTTTATCTGTATTGGATATTAATTACCCGTTTGCAAAAAAGATGTTTAACAATGCAATCGATCCATTAAACGCTTTAAATTCAGTGAGGAATAGTTtttcagaattatttaaaatcgAAGGCTTAGATGATGAAGACGAAGAGGACATGGACTCTGATAAAGAAGAACAGCATAATATGTTTAAAAATTCTAGTTTAGGGATGTATGATGTTGAggatattgaagaagatgacgAAGATGATGAATCGTTGATAGgagatgatgaagaaattgcaTTCGTCAACGCCGAAGATGGTGGTTATGATGTAGTGTTTAGTGAAGATGAAGACACAGGATCGGTGACTTCAAACACTTCTGAAGATATTCATTCCTCAGACAGTGAGAATGAAATAGATTATTCCCTAGATTCTGCTGATGGGTTGACAGTCGATGTAGTTTCTGATTCTAGTTACAATTCTTCTGAAATAGCTGACGACGTTGATTCTGATGCAGCCATGCCGGACGATGATTCGGGtgtattttataataatggtAGTGATATAGAACTCATATCAATCGATAGTGATGTTTTTGTTTCTGATGCTGATATGGATTTAGATTTAAGTGATTATGATATTGATCAATCAGATTGGGAATCTGGATTATCAGATTTTCCTAGTACGGATGATGAAGCAGAGGAAGTAACTTCAATTGCAGGTTCTTTATCAAGAGGAGATAATTCCAGAAGACGTTGGCTAACTTCTGATGGTGTCGAAATACTGGATAATTCCtcagatgaagaagatagaCCTGGTGTTTTCCAAGGAATAGAGCATGTTTTTGAACCGGATGAGGAGCACTTTTTTAGAGTCCAAGATATGCACCGAAGTCACCGCAATCCAAGATCTTTGCACAGATCCCTAGGCAACTCACCTTTGGTACCACCAAGtttatctttattgaatattggAAGGAGAAATCAAAATTCTCTAATCAATCCGCTAGGCCCTGCAGGTTTAGAAGAAGTTGAGAATGATGTATCTGAAcaacttttaaatatagTATCTGGCCAACGTCCGAGAACAGAACGGCCAACTTTTGCTAGTCTGTTATTTTCTGGAGACTCTCTAGATGATAAGGCACCAGATGGTATTCTTCTAAAGCCAACTTTAGCCAGATGgaaagatatttttgacATGTTCTATAACACTAAAGGTTACGCCAAAAACACTATTACAAGTATAATTGCAAAGATGTATCCTCCAAGTTATaagttatttaaagaaaaacaagaaaaattaaaagatattgaGAAGTTaccaataaaaaaattagaagaaaattcAAGTAACCCTTCTAATGAAGAAATACCAAGTGAaccaattgaagaagatgagtATAATGAATCAGATGAATCTCCTGCTGTAacagatgaagaagatgaggGAATCAGTGACGGTGATGAAATAATTACTGAGGGTGACGAAGCTATCGAAAACAGGGAACCTATTTATGTAACGATCGATGGTGAATCTATTGATATATCTGGTACTGATATAGATCCAGAGTTTTTAAACGCATTGCCCGAAGATATGCGAGCAGAAGTATTTTCTCAGCATATTCGCGAACGTAGAGCAGAAGCAGCCCATAACCATATTGAGTCCAGAGAAATTGATTCAGACTTCCTTAATGCCATACCTGAGGAAATCCGAGAAGATATCTTGGAACATGAAACTGTCGACTCTAGAGTGTCTAATATTATGCGAACTATTAATGATAACTTAAGAACTAATATGCGGCAAAATGGAAGAGATAGTATTGATTCTATTGAAGTTATTGATGAACGTGTTGATTTGAATACAACcgaaaatgaaaaagatGCTGATTCtgagaagaaaaaatcatcaagaatatatttttcaccTCTTGTAGACCGGGCAGGAATATCTGCATTGATGAAATCGATTTTTATATCGCAGCCATATATCCAAAGAGAAATGTATCATGAATTATTCTACAGGTTATGCTCTAGCAAACAAAATAGAagtgatattattaactttttacttttaattttaactGAAGGTATTCAAGATCAACATTCTTTAGAAAGagtatattcaataatggTAAATCTAACTCAAAGTGGTccaaataaatatcataataattcatctcAAATTAGACAATTACCTCCTGATAGCACTCCTCTGGTTGTTGCTAACCAAGCAATagaaattttacaaaatttaatagatGCCGATaatagattgaaatatttttttattactgAGCATGAAAACTTATTAGTTGGGAAATCGccaattaaaaataaaaaagacaTAAATAGTAGGGCCTCCAAATACCCACTGCAATATTTATTCACTTTACTAGATAAAAAGTTAATAACCGATGAAACAGTTTTGATGGACTTATTAACCAAAATATTACAGACATGTACAAAACCattacatttatttttaaaatcgCAAGATAACAAATCCCTTTccaaaatgaaatttaatATGCCAGAGTTCACTGACGATAtgttaattaaaattgtttccattattaatatcgaAAGTTGTAATACTAGAGTTTTTCAGCAACTTCTAGCAACCATGCATAATTTGTCTGGTTTGGAAAATTcactaaatatatttgatgaagCTTTAGTAAACTTAGCTAAATCCAATGTTATCGAATTAAtccaaaatttaaaagatttacAATCAAGTCAAGACGAAATTGCAAATGGTAATGAAATCAATTCGGAATTGTTACAGAAGTTTACTTTACCAAGTTCTTGccaatcaaaaatattaaaaattttgacTGCTTTAGATTATTTGCACACACACAAGAAGGAAAAGAATTGcattaatattaacaatttaATGTCGATTTACAACCGTATGAACCTAGGAAAACTTTGGTCCGCATTAAGTTGTTGTCTGACAGAATTAGAAGACAAAAAGGGGTTATCTACATCTGCTACCATCCTTTTACCTTTGATCGAATCTCTTATGGTGGTTAACAAACACAATTCCCTATTACAAGACTCTAATAAGCCTGGAGTTTTGAAATATGAAAGCATAAAAAGTCTTGATTTAGAACAGGTTCCTACTGAATCCATATTTTTCCCATTTACAGATCTTCATAAAAAGTTGTTAAATCAAATGATTCGTACTAATCCGAAATTAATGAGTGGACCATTCTCATTGTTAATTAAGAATTCCAAAGTTCTTGATTTCGATAATAAgagatattattttgttgCCAAGCTACGTTCTGATTTCCAAGACCATCCGAAATTAAGTATAACAGTAAGTCGTGATCAAGTATTTTTAGATTCTTATAGAGCACTATTTTTTAAACCAGACgaagaaatcaaaaaatcaaaattagaaatCACTTTCAAAGGTGAAAGTGGTGTTGATGCAGGTGGCCTAACAAGAGAATGGTATCAAGTTTTGTCAAGACAGATGTTTAACCCCGATTATGCTTTATTTATCCCAGTAGCTTCTGATAAGACCACCTTCCGCCCAAATCGCACCTCAGGAATCAATCCAGAACATCATtcattcttcaaatttattggTATGATTATTGGTAAAGCCATTAGAGACCAATGCTATTTAGATTGCCATTTTAGCAGAGAAGTttataagaatattttagGAAAACCTGTCACTTTGAAAGACATGGAATCATTGGATTTAGATTATTATAAATCATTGAATTGGATTTTAGAGAATGATATTACagatattattgaagaaacaTTTTCAGTCGAAACTGATGATTATGGAGAACACAAGATAATTGATTTGATTGATGATGGTAGAAATATTGCCGTTACTAATCTTAACAAGCAAGACTATGTCCAAAAGATTGTTCAGtataaattgaaaacatcAGTGAACGATCAAATGGATAATTTCTTAAAAGGGTTTTACGCTTTAATTCCTAaagaattaatttcaattttcaatgaaCAAGAGCTAGAATTACTAATAAGTGGATTACCTGATATCGATGTCAACGATTGGCAAAGTAATACCACGTATGTTAACTACACGTCAACTTCAAAACAAATTAATTACTTTTGGAGAGCAGTTAAGTCCTTTGACACTGAGGAAAGAGTAAAATTACTACAGTTTGTCACAGGAACAAGTAAAGTACCCTTAAATGGTTTTAAAGAATTGGCAGGTGTAAATGGTTTATGTAAGTTTTCAATCCATAAGGACTATGGTCCTTCTGATAGATTACCTTCCTCGCATACATGTTTTAACCAATTGGATTTACCAGCATATGATTCTTACGAAACTTTACGTGGTTCCTTATTACTTGCTATTACTGAAGGTTATGAAGGTTTCGGAATTGCTTAA